One Mycobacterium sp. 050128 genomic window carries:
- a CDS encoding SDR family oxidoreductase has translation MTIDFGFTASNGVALAVHRYTEIDPQRPTILAIHGWPDNHHVWDPIAEEFAQNYAGRYNFVAYDVRGAGESSRPAKQSGYAFEHLVSDLGAVIDSLGGEKVHLLAHDWGSIQAWAAITDESMMDKIASFTSISGPHLQYAGRFLRSARNPRGLAQVAGQLMASTYIGFFLCPGVPEAAFHSGIGVKVVEAIERIGRSSTRSQRRATPRSTADYVNGLNLYRANMPAPMLLPGRELPKTNVAVQVLVPRMDLFVTPALQRFTGAIPAGGRVVSIEGGHWVVTSRPDVVARLTSEWIDRSVAGAAPAGEPAVQGGPHEIPGKLALITGAGAGIGRATAVELARHGARKVIIVDRNLDAANETADAVRAACAEAVVYQADVSDEESMNDLAAQVLNDHGVVDILVNNAGIGMAGRFLETSSGNWEDIIGVNLRGVITGSRAFGAQMVERGEGGTIINVASASAYLPSKSMVAYSTTKAAVLGFSESLRADFADEGIAVTAVCPGFVNTDIAKSTVYAGMSDAEQERARDKADAAYRRRNYTPEAVAEAIVRAIKTGPAVLPVAAESRIGYAMRRISPGAVRLLARLDIRPT, from the coding sequence CGTCCATCGTTACACCGAAATCGACCCGCAACGCCCGACGATCCTTGCCATTCACGGCTGGCCCGATAACCATCACGTCTGGGACCCGATCGCCGAGGAATTCGCGCAGAACTACGCCGGCCGATACAACTTCGTCGCCTACGACGTCCGCGGCGCCGGCGAATCGTCGCGTCCGGCAAAGCAATCCGGGTATGCCTTCGAGCATCTGGTGTCCGATCTCGGGGCGGTGATCGACAGCCTGGGGGGCGAGAAGGTCCACCTGCTGGCCCACGACTGGGGTTCGATCCAGGCCTGGGCGGCCATCACGGACGAATCGATGATGGACAAGATCGCCTCGTTCACCTCGATCTCGGGACCGCATCTGCAGTACGCGGGCAGGTTCTTGCGGTCGGCGCGCAACCCGCGGGGGCTGGCCCAGGTCGCAGGCCAGCTGATGGCTTCGACCTACATCGGCTTCTTCCTGTGCCCCGGCGTGCCGGAAGCGGCGTTTCATTCCGGAATCGGCGTCAAAGTCGTTGAGGCCATAGAACGCATCGGCCGATCGAGCACGCGCAGTCAGCGTCGTGCGACGCCGCGCTCGACCGCGGACTATGTCAACGGACTGAACCTGTACCGGGCCAACATGCCTGCGCCGATGTTGTTGCCGGGGCGCGAACTACCGAAGACCAACGTCGCGGTCCAGGTGCTGGTACCGCGCATGGACCTCTTCGTGACTCCCGCGCTACAGCGCTTTACCGGCGCGATTCCCGCTGGGGGCAGGGTGGTTTCGATCGAGGGCGGTCACTGGGTGGTGACGTCTCGTCCCGATGTGGTGGCCCGGCTCACCAGCGAGTGGATCGATCGCAGCGTCGCCGGCGCGGCCCCCGCGGGCGAACCTGCGGTGCAGGGCGGCCCGCACGAGATACCGGGCAAGCTCGCGTTGATCACCGGCGCCGGTGCCGGGATCGGCCGGGCCACCGCGGTGGAACTGGCCCGTCACGGTGCTCGCAAGGTGATCATCGTCGATCGAAACCTTGACGCCGCCAACGAAACCGCGGACGCCGTTCGCGCCGCGTGCGCCGAGGCCGTGGTGTACCAAGCCGATGTCAGCGACGAAGAGTCGATGAACGACCTTGCCGCCCAAGTGCTTAACGACCACGGTGTGGTCGACATCCTGGTGAACAACGCTGGTATCGGCATGGCGGGCCGGTTCCTGGAGACCAGCTCCGGGAACTGGGAGGACATCATCGGGGTCAACCTGCGCGGTGTCATCACCGGCAGCCGGGCTTTCGGCGCGCAGATGGTCGAGCGTGGCGAGGGCGGGACGATCATCAACGTGGCGTCGGCGTCGGCGTACCTGCCGTCGAAATCCATGGTCGCCTACAGCACCACGAAGGCGGCGGTGCTGGGGTTCAGCGAATCGCTGCGTGCCGATTTCGCCGACGAGGGTATTGCCGTGACCGCGGTGTGCCCCGGATTCGTCAACACCGATATCGCCAAAAGCACTGTCTATGCGGGGATGTCGGACGCCGAGCAGGAGCGGGCCCGGGACAAGGCCGACGCCGCTTACCGGCGCCGTAACTACACCCCGGAAGCCGTGGCCGAGGCGATCGTCAGGGCCATCAAGACCGGCCCCGCGGTGTTACCGGTCGCCGCCGAGTCCAGAATCGGCTACGCGATGCGCCGGATCAGCCCGGGGGCGGTGCGGCTGCTCGCGCGGTTGGACATTCGGCCGACGTAA
- a CDS encoding PDR/VanB family oxidoreductase produces the protein MPVRDSIWTSRPDDLYGRRDRDRLGTVLSGIRLLFDGFNSVSRWEPSRIKPVRRTRAAVVTKRELVAPDVVALTLADPDGGLLPSWTPGGHIDVVLPSGRRRQYSLCGPPGRRTDYRIAVRRIAGGGGGSIEMHDAFHVGSTCEFEGPRNAFYLGSAERDVLFVIGGIGVTPILPMIQVAQQRGINWRAIYAGRSREYMPLLDEVMAVAPGRVTIWADDEHGRCAAVDDLLAGAGPATAVYVCGPTGMLEGVRVARNEHADAALHYERFSPPPVVDGVAFELELARSQRLLDVPANRSALDVMRDLEPSTPYSCQQGFCGTCKVKVLAGQVDHRGRTAVGDDEMLVCVSRAKARRLVIDA, from the coding sequence TTGCCTGTGCGGGATAGTATCTGGACCAGTAGGCCCGACGACCTTTACGGCCGGCGCGACCGCGACCGTCTCGGCACGGTGCTGTCGGGGATCCGGTTGTTGTTCGACGGATTCAACTCGGTGTCGCGGTGGGAGCCGTCGCGGATCAAGCCGGTGCGGCGCACCCGGGCCGCCGTCGTGACCAAGCGTGAACTCGTCGCGCCCGATGTCGTCGCGCTGACGCTGGCCGACCCGGACGGCGGGTTGCTCCCGTCCTGGACGCCCGGCGGGCACATCGACGTGGTGCTCCCTTCGGGGCGGCGCCGCCAGTACTCGCTGTGCGGTCCGCCCGGGCGGCGCACCGACTACCGCATCGCCGTACGCCGGATCGCCGGCGGCGGAGGCGGTTCGATCGAAATGCACGACGCGTTCCACGTCGGATCCACATGTGAGTTCGAAGGCCCGCGTAACGCCTTTTATCTCGGCTCGGCCGAGCGCGACGTGTTGTTCGTGATCGGCGGCATTGGTGTGACGCCGATTCTGCCGATGATCCAGGTTGCCCAGCAACGCGGAATCAATTGGCGTGCAATCTATGCCGGGCGCAGCAGGGAATACATGCCGTTGCTCGACGAAGTGATGGCGGTGGCCCCGGGCCGGGTCACCATCTGGGCCGACGACGAACACGGCCGCTGTGCCGCCGTCGATGACCTGCTCGCCGGCGCCGGACCGGCGACGGCCGTTTACGTGTGCGGCCCGACCGGGATGCTCGAGGGGGTTCGCGTAGCCCGCAACGAACATGCTGACGCGGCTTTGCATTACGAGCGATTCAGTCCGCCACCGGTCGTCGACGGCGTTGCATTCGAGCTCGAGCTCGCGCGGTCACAGCGGCTGCTCGATGTTCCGGCCAATCGGTCCGCGCTGGACGTGATGCGAGACCTTGAACCGAGCACCCCGTACTCCTGCCAGCAGGGCTTCTGCGGGACATGTAAGGTCAAAGTCCTTGCCGGACAAGTCGATCACCGCGGGCGCACGGCGGTCGGCGACGACGAGATGCTGGTCTGCGTGTCGCGGGCTAAAGCCCGGCGGCTCGTCATCGACGCCTGA
- a CDS encoding GNAT family N-acetyltransferase, whose translation MKSKDVKIRRAGPGDFEKVAAMHYPVWRRSFAGILEDHLLDVIATPKLWATVKYREALNQPGWGMWVAEARGKILGMTVFGPASTSSDDLQIDALYTADEAKGLGVGVRLLNKAVNANPSGDVVLWCAEKNESARQFYEDNDFQLDDRALVWEPLPGVTVRHVGYRRHRSAAED comes from the coding sequence GTGAAATCGAAGGACGTCAAGATCCGTAGGGCCGGACCAGGCGATTTCGAGAAGGTCGCGGCGATGCACTATCCGGTGTGGCGGCGGTCCTTCGCCGGAATCCTGGAAGATCACCTGCTCGACGTGATCGCGACGCCGAAGTTGTGGGCCACGGTGAAGTACCGCGAAGCACTGAATCAGCCGGGATGGGGTATGTGGGTTGCCGAGGCCCGCGGCAAGATATTGGGGATGACGGTCTTCGGGCCCGCTTCCACCAGTAGCGATGACCTGCAAATCGACGCCCTCTACACCGCAGACGAAGCCAAGGGACTCGGGGTCGGTGTACGCCTGCTGAACAAGGCCGTGAACGCCAATCCGTCGGGCGATGTGGTTCTGTGGTGTGCAGAAAAGAATGAATCGGCGCGACAATTCTACGAGGACAACGATTTTCAACTTGACGACCGTGCGCTCGTCTGGGAGCCGCTGCCCGGCGTAACGGTGCGCCACGTCGGCTACCGACGTCATCGATCGGCGGCCGAAGACTGA
- a CDS encoding TetR/AcrR family transcriptional regulator: protein MLEAALRSLGSGEPGSVSANRIAKDIGATWGAVQYQFGDTDGFWAAVLHRTAERRAATFSSLSTPVQPNAPLRERVSAIIETLYRGLASPDSRAIENLRAALPRDPDELERLYPRTAAELFSWGKSWLETCQNAFAGLDVDPDRVREVAALIPGAMRGLVSERQLGSYADLDMARRGLINALVAYLEHSRPD, encoded by the coding sequence ATGCTCGAGGCCGCACTGCGGTCGCTGGGCTCGGGCGAGCCGGGGTCGGTGTCGGCCAATCGCATCGCCAAGGACATCGGCGCCACCTGGGGCGCGGTGCAGTATCAGTTCGGCGACACCGACGGCTTCTGGGCGGCCGTGCTGCACCGGACCGCCGAGCGACGGGCGGCGACCTTCTCGTCGCTGTCGACACCGGTCCAACCGAATGCACCGCTGCGCGAGCGTGTCAGCGCCATCATCGAAACCTTGTACCGCGGTCTGGCGTCGCCGGATTCGCGCGCGATCGAAAATCTGCGCGCCGCCCTCCCCCGCGACCCCGACGAGCTGGAGCGCCTGTACCCGCGCACCGCCGCCGAGCTGTTCTCCTGGGGCAAGAGCTGGCTGGAAACCTGTCAGAACGCCTTCGCCGGGCTCGACGTCGACCCGGACCGCGTTCGCGAAGTGGCCGCGCTGATCCCGGGCGCGATGCGCGGCCTGGTGTCCGAGCGTCAACTGGGCTCCTATGCCGACCTGGACATGGCGCGGCGAGGTCTGATCAATGCCCTGGTCGCCTATCTCGAGCATTCCCGGCCGGATTGA
- a CDS encoding Rieske 2Fe-2S domain-containing protein, which translates to MAKPPLSMKPTGWFQVAWSEEIGVGDVHKMKYFDQEMVAWRADSGQLTVMNAYCEHLGAHLGYGGKVVGEVLQCPFHGWQWSNEGRNVCIPYQDLPNRGRRVRTYPVVERNESVYIWHDVDRREPFFDAPDVFASFGDGSSPDGYYPQQRLYRAGLELHPQYVLENGVDFAHFKYVHNTPIVPVFTRHDFGEPVSFVDFTITFEGDDGQRIEDVNSGVEAINGGLGIAVTKSWGMVDNRTISAITPVDECTSDVRFMVYIGRTPHKDPVRTEMKAQEFGREVIRQFEQDIEIWQHQRYSDPPALATDEYEGFTAIRKWAKQFYPDGIGGSAAEVYAASQKG; encoded by the coding sequence ATGGCTAAGCCGCCGTTGTCGATGAAACCGACCGGATGGTTCCAGGTCGCCTGGTCCGAGGAGATCGGCGTCGGGGACGTCCACAAGATGAAGTACTTCGACCAGGAAATGGTCGCCTGGCGGGCCGACTCCGGTCAGCTCACCGTGATGAACGCCTATTGCGAACACCTGGGTGCGCATCTGGGGTACGGCGGCAAGGTCGTCGGCGAGGTGCTGCAGTGTCCTTTCCACGGCTGGCAGTGGAGCAACGAGGGCCGCAACGTGTGCATTCCGTATCAGGACCTCCCCAATCGCGGCCGCCGGGTGCGCACCTATCCCGTGGTGGAGCGCAACGAGTCGGTCTACATCTGGCACGACGTCGACCGTCGCGAACCGTTCTTCGACGCTCCGGACGTGTTCGCCTCGTTCGGCGACGGCAGCAGTCCCGACGGCTATTACCCGCAGCAGCGGTTGTACCGCGCCGGCCTGGAGTTGCATCCGCAGTACGTGCTGGAAAACGGGGTGGACTTCGCGCACTTCAAGTACGTGCACAACACGCCGATCGTGCCGGTGTTCACTCGCCACGACTTCGGCGAGCCGGTATCTTTCGTGGACTTCACCATCACCTTCGAGGGCGACGACGGGCAGCGGATCGAGGACGTCAACAGCGGCGTCGAGGCGATCAACGGCGGTCTGGGCATCGCGGTGACCAAGAGCTGGGGCATGGTCGACAACCGCACCATCTCGGCGATCACCCCGGTCGACGAGTGCACATCCGATGTCCGGTTCATGGTGTACATCGGCCGCACGCCGCACAAGGATCCGGTCCGCACCGAGATGAAGGCCCAGGAATTCGGCCGAGAAGTCATCCGGCAGTTCGAACAGGACATCGAAATCTGGCAGCACCAGCGGTATTCGGATCCGCCCGCGCTCGCCACCGACGAGTACGAAGGATTCACGGCAATCCGCAAGTGGGCCAAGCAGTTCTATCCCGACGGCATCGGTGGCAGCGCCGCCGAAGTCTACGCAGCATCCCAGAAAGGCTGA
- a CDS encoding NAD(P)H-dependent amine dehydrogenase family protein, with translation MNAPAGPIRVFQVGSGNVGSEMIRRIATQPDLELIGVHAYSPEKVGKDTGEFAGVGANGVKFTGSIDEIIAAKPDVLTFHGVFPDEDLYVAVLEAGIDIVTTADWITGWHRDTNHPHPSGKPVTQLLAEACEKGGATFYGTGMNPGLNQILGVVCSADVADIENVTTIESVDVSCHHSKDTWIEVGYGLPVNDPSIPAKLEKYTRVFADSVLMMADCFDVKLDEVKFSYELGACTKDVDLGWYVLPKGSLGGNYLKYQGMVDGVPRVETHLEWQMTPHTDPHWDIKGCYITQIKGDPCVYNKHMIFPKPGVDLSNPENFASIGMTVTGMPALASIRSVVAAPPGLITSADLPLRGFAGRFKL, from the coding sequence ATGAACGCACCCGCTGGACCAATTCGCGTCTTCCAAGTTGGAAGTGGAAACGTCGGGTCGGAGATGATCAGGCGGATCGCGACCCAGCCTGATCTCGAACTCATTGGTGTGCATGCCTATTCGCCGGAGAAGGTCGGAAAGGACACCGGCGAGTTCGCCGGCGTGGGGGCCAACGGGGTGAAGTTCACCGGGAGCATCGATGAGATCATCGCCGCCAAGCCCGACGTGCTGACGTTCCACGGCGTGTTCCCCGACGAGGACCTCTACGTCGCTGTGCTGGAGGCGGGCATCGATATCGTCACCACCGCCGACTGGATCACCGGATGGCACCGCGACACCAACCACCCGCACCCGTCCGGCAAGCCGGTAACCCAGTTGCTGGCCGAGGCGTGCGAAAAGGGCGGTGCGACGTTCTATGGCACCGGAATGAACCCGGGGCTCAACCAGATTCTCGGTGTGGTGTGCTCGGCCGACGTCGCCGACATAGAAAACGTCACCACGATCGAGTCCGTCGACGTGTCGTGTCACCACTCCAAGGACACCTGGATCGAGGTGGGCTACGGCCTGCCGGTTAATGATCCGTCGATCCCGGCCAAGCTGGAGAAGTACACCCGGGTGTTCGCCGACAGCGTGTTGATGATGGCCGACTGCTTCGACGTCAAACTCGACGAGGTCAAGTTCAGCTACGAGTTGGGCGCGTGCACCAAGGATGTCGACCTGGGCTGGTACGTCCTGCCCAAGGGTTCGCTGGGCGGCAATTACCTCAAGTACCAGGGCATGGTGGACGGGGTGCCCCGGGTGGAGACGCACCTGGAATGGCAGATGACCCCGCACACCGATCCGCACTGGGATATCAAGGGCTGCTACATCACCCAGATCAAGGGCGACCCCTGCGTCTATAACAAGCACATGATCTTTCCCAAGCCCGGCGTCGACCTGTCCAACCCGGAGAACTTCGCCTCCATCGGCATGACTGTGACCGGCATGCCCGCCCTGGCCTCGATCAGGTCTGTGGTGGCGGCGCCCCCGGGGCTGATCACCAGTGCGGACCTTCCGCTGCGCGGGTTCGCCGGGCGGTTCAAGCTCTAG
- a CDS encoding HNH endonuclease signature motif containing protein — MHSIEVDAEVTAALDTLDAGDAAIRGLNIDVLSPIVRLRVLERMEASRRRQIASGHDVIASLAKEEPAAVGGPIHMVIADRLRISYAEARRRVRDAEQLSARVTLTGQELPPELPATATAWREGALDAQHLRVIQTFVRNLPDATPADTVEDAECFLAKQATKLRPDQLERAAHRMALHINPDGKFSDSDRARQRGFTWCGQRSDGMSIGKLIASPELRANLDAWLARFAAPGMCNPDDEYPCTTGEPADDLISRDARTPGQRRHDALNALVRGQLGDPKLGQHNGLPVSVIVSTTLQELTTGAGRAVTGGGTLLPMRDVIRMAGHAYHYLAVFDEHQSRPLYLGRSRRVATPDQRVVLYAKDRGCTHPGCDAPGYWCEVHHVDEWAAGGATDVDNLTFACRAHHKLAGIGWRTGKLANGRTEWIPPPQFDAGARTNDYHHPERLLGDGEAG; from the coding sequence ATGCATTCGATCGAAGTTGACGCGGAGGTGACAGCCGCCCTGGACACGCTGGACGCCGGCGACGCCGCGATCCGCGGCTTGAACATCGATGTATTGAGCCCCATCGTCCGGCTGCGAGTGCTCGAACGGATGGAAGCCTCGCGCCGACGGCAGATCGCTTCGGGCCACGACGTCATCGCGAGCCTGGCCAAGGAGGAGCCGGCCGCCGTGGGTGGCCCGATCCACATGGTGATTGCCGATCGCCTGCGGATCAGTTACGCCGAAGCCCGCCGCCGGGTTCGGGATGCTGAACAGCTCTCTGCGCGTGTGACTCTCACCGGCCAGGAGTTGCCACCGGAGCTGCCGGCCACCGCGACGGCCTGGCGAGAGGGCGCGCTCGACGCGCAACACCTGCGCGTGATTCAGACCTTCGTCCGCAACCTCCCCGACGCGACACCCGCAGATACCGTCGAGGACGCCGAATGTTTTCTTGCCAAGCAGGCGACCAAGCTGCGTCCCGATCAGCTGGAAAGGGCCGCGCATCGGATGGCGCTGCATATCAATCCCGACGGGAAGTTCTCCGACTCCGACCGCGCACGTCAACGCGGCTTCACTTGGTGCGGTCAGCGCAGCGACGGCATGAGCATCGGAAAGCTCATTGCGTCACCAGAATTGCGTGCCAACCTCGACGCGTGGCTCGCTCGATTCGCCGCACCCGGCATGTGCAACCCGGATGACGAATACCCTTGCACCACTGGCGAACCCGCCGATGATTTGATTAGTCGTGATGCGCGAACGCCGGGACAGCGGCGGCACGACGCGCTCAATGCCTTAGTCCGCGGTCAGTTGGGCGACCCGAAGCTCGGTCAGCACAACGGCTTGCCGGTCAGCGTCATTGTGTCGACCACGCTGCAGGAGCTGACGACGGGCGCGGGCCGAGCGGTGACGGGTGGCGGAACGCTGCTGCCCATGCGGGATGTGATCCGGATGGCCGGCCACGCCTACCACTATCTCGCCGTATTCGACGAGCATCAAAGCCGGCCACTGTATCTCGGCCGATCACGCCGAGTTGCCACACCGGATCAACGCGTGGTCCTATACGCCAAGGACCGCGGCTGCACGCACCCGGGCTGCGACGCGCCCGGCTATTGGTGCGAAGTCCACCACGTCGACGAGTGGGCTGCCGGCGGCGCGACCGACGTCGACAACCTCACGTTCGCATGTAGGGCCCACCACAAACTCGCCGGAATAGGTTGGCGAACAGGGAAATTGGCGAACGGGCGCACCGAGTGGATCCCTCCGCCGCAGTTTGACGCCGGCGCGCGCACCAACGACTATCACCATCCGGAACGGCTCCTGGGCGACGGCGAAGCGGGCTGA
- the dapB gene encoding 4-hydroxy-tetrahydrodipicolinate reductase codes for MRVGVLGAKGKVGSAMVAGVQAADDLTLSAEVDAGDPMSLLTDHDTEVVIDFTHPDVVMGNLEFLIGNGIHAVVGTTGFTAERLQQVQAWLADSPRTSVLIAPNFAIGAVLSMHFAKQAAPFFDSAEVVELHHPHKADAPSGTATRTAKLIAESRKGLPPNPDATSTGLPGARGADVDGIPVHSVRLAGLVAHQEVLFGTEGETLTIRHDSLDRTSFVPGVLLAVRRIKEHPGLTVGLEPLLNLR; via the coding sequence ATGCGGGTAGGAGTGCTGGGAGCCAAGGGCAAGGTCGGGTCGGCGATGGTGGCCGGTGTGCAGGCCGCTGACGATCTGACGTTGTCCGCCGAGGTCGACGCCGGCGACCCGATGAGTCTGCTGACCGATCACGACACCGAGGTCGTGATCGACTTCACCCACCCCGACGTGGTGATGGGCAACCTGGAGTTTTTGATCGGCAACGGAATTCACGCGGTGGTCGGTACCACCGGCTTCACCGCCGAGCGGCTGCAACAGGTGCAGGCCTGGCTGGCCGACAGCCCAAGAACTTCCGTGCTGATCGCGCCGAATTTCGCGATCGGCGCGGTGCTGTCCATGCATTTCGCGAAGCAGGCCGCGCCCTTCTTCGACTCGGCTGAGGTCGTCGAGCTGCATCACCCGCACAAGGCTGACGCGCCGTCGGGTACGGCGACCCGAACCGCCAAGCTTATCGCCGAATCTCGAAAAGGGCTGCCGCCCAACCCCGATGCCACCAGCACCGGCCTGCCCGGAGCGCGTGGCGCCGACGTCGACGGAATCCCGGTGCACTCGGTGCGGCTGGCCGGGCTGGTCGCCCATCAGGAAGTGCTGTTCGGCACCGAGGGGGAGACACTGACCATCCGCCACGACAGCCTGGATCGCACCTCGTTCGTGCCGGGTGTGCTGCTGGCGGTGCGCCGCATCAAGGAACACCCCGGGCTGACGGTGGGGCTGGAGCCCCTGCTCAACCTGCGATGA
- a CDS encoding flavodoxin family protein, whose protein sequence is MLLIVHHTPSPHCQEMFEAVVAGATDPEIEGVDVVRRAALTVSPVEMLDADGYLLGTPANLGYISGALKHAFDCAYYQLLDSTQGRPFGLYLHGNEGTEGAERAVDAITTGLGWVKAAATVTVSGKPSKDDVEACWNLGATVAAALME, encoded by the coding sequence ATGCTGCTGATCGTGCATCACACGCCGTCACCGCACTGCCAGGAGATGTTCGAGGCGGTGGTGGCGGGGGCGACCGACCCCGAGATCGAAGGTGTGGATGTCGTGCGTCGGGCGGCGCTGACGGTCTCGCCCGTCGAGATGCTCGACGCCGACGGTTACCTACTCGGCACGCCTGCCAACCTCGGCTACATCTCGGGCGCTCTCAAGCACGCATTCGATTGCGCCTATTACCAATTGCTCGATTCGACGCAGGGACGTCCGTTCGGTTTGTACCTGCACGGAAACGAGGGCACCGAGGGCGCCGAGCGCGCCGTCGATGCCATCACGACGGGCCTGGGGTGGGTGAAAGCCGCAGCGACCGTTACGGTTTCAGGTAAACCCAGCAAGGACGACGTCGAGGCGTGCTGGAACCTCGGGGCGACCGTCGCGGCTGCGTTGATGGAGTGA